atGGTGTGCCAAACTAAAAGAAGCCATGAAATCTCTGCATTTGAAGCCAATCGAAGTCACCATTCAATTTCTGGCCTCAGGTTCTCTTCAGCATACTGTGGCTTCAGCTGCTGGAATGTCAATGAGCTTTCTCTGCTGCACTGTCTGAAGTTCTGAGATCACTTATAAGATGACTTCAGAGCCACATATTGTTTCCAAATGGCAAGGATGCACGCAATGAAATCATGCATGGATTTTTTAGCAACGCAGTTTCGAGGTGTACTTGGTACAATATACGCAACTCATATGCAGTTACTTCCACAAGttttgaaacaaaacataatgtGCAAACCAAAACGCACAATACCCTCCTGTTTTGACCCtaccaaaacacaacacattgtATTCCTAACAAGAGCCACACTGATGTTAATGAGACTAGCTGTAAGAATACCTGCCGTGAATTGCTAGCAGTCTCACAATGATTGTGCGACAGACATGGGCACTGGCATGAGGATGCATTGCAGAGTTCGTGACTCACGAGCCTAGCTTACATGCCGAGCCAGTCACAGTTCTGCAACCTACATTCCAGCGCAGCACATTTTCCATGAGGAAATCCCACTGCACGCCAGCATGTACTCAAACTGTTTGGCAAGTGGCAAAACCTCTACAATGATAACTAGACAGCTCAGGCCTAGATCCAAAATTTTAGAGGATGCTGATAATAAACGAAATACAAAAGCTGGCCTGTTTCATAACTAACTTTCACTTAGGAAAAACAGCACTGGTCAACAGCTGCCAATGCAGTGATTTTCACTCTTTTAACTAGCATTCCCAATGGACCGGCCTTGCATGGCCCCCGCCATTTCCCACCATGGTTGACACGTGGGACGTTACACACCAGACGACTTCAACCCAGCACACATGCTTCCTGCCCCCACGCTAAATTTCTACTCAGCCATGACTTTCACTTATTCCTATCCAACCTCTGCCTCtacaaacccccccccccccccggtCTCTGTGTCCCGGAGGGAGGGTGGGGTTGGAAAGTCATCCTCGCCTCAATCGTCTAAAGACTGGGTAGTGAGCAAGGATGCAGATTGTGCGCCAGGAGAAAGTGGGACAATGTGATTCTCAGACCTGGCCTTAGATCACAGAGTTTGCTGTGCCCTGTGAAGTCATATCCTCCTGTTTGTGCTGGCAGGGGGCCTGTAGTCCTCTGGACACTGACAGACCCATAGTGGGGACCAGCTTATCCTGGAATTTATGTTCAGTCAAAGTTTACAAAGAAATCTAAGATCTGCCCATATGCAGCAGTGTGCGACAGTCCATTTTTAAAGACACTGCATGGACAAAATACCctagttttaaataaacacctagGGGGTAGAATTAATTTTCAGTGTTCATTACAgtttaatataaatgaacaCTGTATGTGCTAATTCAGCAGTGGGGACTTTGTTGTGTGTAGTTATGAGAAATGGTAAGTAAATCATATATAGTGAAGACTCAAGGGGGAGCTAAACTGCTAGCATTTGAAGTGCGTAGGTGTGGACGCTGCCTGGGGACCGCTCTTTCTTCTGTTTCCATTGGCATTAACCTGAGCAGCTGAAATTTAAAACAGGACAGATCTGGCTCGTGATTTACACTACGCCCCAACTCCAGagccactacacacacacacacacacacacacacacacacacacaggatttctTAGGAGGATTGAAGTCAAAGGAAGTGCACACTTAGTCACTGTCTGTAGTTCCTGTGCTGCAGAGATTCAATCACCCATCTGAATGAGCTCCCACTTTTacttattatttgcattttactggacaaatgcaataaatattattatgctAAATATTGTGATGGTGACCCAtatcattacatcattacaactacaactacactTCAATCTCTTGTGGGGTTACTGATGACTAAACAAAGTACTTCTATTAGCAGATTTTAAAGACTATAAACATTATTAGGAGTTGCTCGTCCGTCTCAACATGCAATACAAATATGTCAGAGGCCCTGTCACTAAATTCACCTTAGGCACAGTCAGAGAGGTGGAGGTATTTTATCATGACAGAGGTCTTTTAACAGTCTGCAGGGAACCCTCATCATCTTTCATAAAGGGAGGCTTGCCATTTTAATCCCACATCTGGTGTGCATTACCATTCCATGCAGCTCTGACTCAAGTCTGGATCTTACTGAGTACCTCACCCTCTCTTTGTGTCCAAAAACCATAAAAACATCCAGAGTGATGCTGCTTTACTGACAAGATTGTTGCACACAAATTACTGTCCATGTTAAAGAGGACTGTGGAAGAGTCATGCTGTAAATAATTCAACAATTTACAAATGTTCTGCACTTTACTGTAGGATTCACTGACAACAGAGAACTCGAGGTAGCTGTTGCAAAAGATCAGTTATGGGAAATCTGATATGCTGTCTTGTGCTGTAAGACACTGGTCTGCTCTAATCATCTTATCAAACATGACTGACAAGTAAAACGGAATATCAAACTTTCTCACTCTTATCGATACAATTACGTCATCAAGTAATGTAGGTTACGTGGGTCAGATCAGATTCTGTGTGGACAAACTGAAGACTGAAATAGAATTCTTCACATTTTGCTTCAGATTACTCTCAaagattttgtctcatttgatAACAAAACATCATTTGTTTATAAAATTCAAATGCATGTGATTATTAAGAATGGAAGGTATTCAGAAACAAGAGCTATTAGTGTGAGAGTAAAGTATACAAGTAGGATTAAATGACTCaactaataaatttaaaaaaagaagaagaagaagaagaagaggaggaagaagaaaacatgCTAATAAAATTATCATTATTCAAAGCCCAGTGGAGTGCCACAAAGCacaatacagtatgtatttGATAAATGAACTGGACacacatgactaaaaatactGAGAGTTGCCTGTTTCACAATGTAGGTCACTGCATCTCTcctttttttatcttttgcACACCAATATGATCTCATGCTTGCAACTTCATAACAACTCACACAACTCACTTTGCATAAAATGCTGCACAGGATAAAGTTAGGAATCGGGATGGGGTTAGCAGTAGTATCTTTTCTAAAGCCTTcatataaaatcaaatgaaattcaACAATACATATGATATCAGGATTGATAGGATTTACCTGAGGGCAATCCTTGATGTAATGGCCCTTATTGAAGCAGAGATGGCACAGGTAGTTAGGTGGAGGTCTCTTGCTGGGCTTGCGTGGCTCAGAGGTCAGGGAGAGGTCGGAGAAATGGTCCGTTAGAGAGTTCAACCCGTCCACGATGTTGTTCAGAGAGCCATACGGAGAAACGCTTTTATATAAGCCATTATTCAAGGCCTGCACATACATAGAAAACAAAAGGAACActcattaaaattcatttactaaatttaaaaaactagcCAAACATGTGGAGAAACCTTTCTTTGGAAATATCGTCATATACACCAAGCTGTGTTTGACTGTCATTTTAAACGTGCCTGATGGTATAAATCATATTAGTCACATTATGTCAGCAGACTCATAAAACAGGAGCAGAAAAGGGTAAAAACAATTACATAATGCTTGTATAACCACAAACCAATGGGGGAAAAAGTACTCAAATTTGCTCAACAACATTACTGCTCTGGGTTAAATTCACTACTAACTTCACAAGGCACAGTGAGTATtcagaataaaattaaacaccTCACAACATTTGGTCCTGCAGTCAGTTTTGCTTCTCTAACAGTATAATCATGATCACTGCTTTAGCCTGAGGTGTGTTAGAACCACAGTGAGTGAAGGAATGTCACACGCACAAATGCTACAAAGTCTGGAAGTGAATAAACTGCAGGAGTCATGTCTGCTTCATGAGAAAAGAGTTTTACGTTAGATTGATATGTTAAAGTTGATGTTTAACATATTGCTGAAAATATATACTTGGCAAGTTGCTATGAGTGGTGTGCAGTTCTTACAAACACAAGACGAAAGATGAGACTGACCAGCTCTCGTGTTTTAGCCAAATTCTGTTCATGGGCTAGATAAAGTCAGGATACATCAAACACACTTTATTAAAGCTTTTCCCACGTGGTTCTACATACGCCTGTGATTTTCTGTCCTGACAGCTGAAACCCAGCTTATTGTTTTCGTGACAGTAATCTATAACAAATGCGAGTAAAACACACCAACCTCAAATTTATTCCGACATGTGTCGCCTACACGTACGTAAGTAACTTCAATCTTCTACTAAGTTGGGACAAATAAATAGGTGTTCTCATCATCACATAAATAGTCTgcacatgcagtgtgtgtgtgtgtgtgtgtgtgtgtgtgtgtgtttgcttttcgTCACTGAATAAAAGCAGTACTGTATTAACCATCTAAATATAAAGCATCCAGAACAAATACTCTTTAAGCATAAATGtgagtttagatttttttaatctatagcATATGTATGAAGTGCATATGAACAACATATAATCTTTCAGTCAGCCTACACAGTTTGAATAGCATAATTAACGGCataattttgatcattttaaaaagtattcatCCAACCCactgtcaaaataaaaaaaaaggaaagcgtAACAAAAGTATTCCTTAATGTACACATTATGctatcaaataaaatgtatatgaaGTGTATGcgttattatagaaataatgCAATAAATTCAGATGTTTTAAGAGTGTGATAAACTTCAGTAGGTATGGAAGTAGCTCACAGTGAGAGCAGATGGCCATTACAGACTACATCTAATGGAGGAGGCGCTCTCACTCAGTAGGAGAGCCTCCCAGGGGGTTACTCCTGTCCTGCTATACCTTACTGCcactttttaaacacacacacacacacacacacacacacacacacagagtcacatgCTTACACTTAAAAGCATGCATATGTACATGcacataaaaacatgcacatatgaACACTTATgtacatattcacacacacacacacacacacacacacacacaaacacacacacacacacacacagctgctgctgTTACGAGGCCTTTGATTAGGTGAATGCTTTCTCAGGAGTAGAGGTGTTGCTCTGCGCACTTCACTGCTTTTACAGATCTCACAAACAGCACTAAACCCTGCTGACTCTCATCTGGAGCACATTTTTATAGTGAAGCCCACTATTTCCACTACCCAACGAAAACAGTATGAAAACTGACCCAAACCAAACTGACCTGAACACAGAGtaaattaacactgacactgcagCCATAAAATCATCTGGTCCTAAGCCgttgtggtaaaaaaaaaaagttgggagCTGGTATATTTAAAACAGAAGACACACAGGAAGAGAAAACAGGGCTAATTGTAAAGTAACTGAAACTGACTCAGTAACTGTAATTTTCACATTCACTTAACTTTCTTGCTGTGCATCACCACACACGTGCCAAGTTTccgatttaaaaatgaaaaaaaaaaaaaaaaacttcaaacacTTTCAGACATCTGttatcctctcttttttcataaGGAAAACATTATAACCTaaatataaagcattttaatcATCTGATTAAGCTTCTGGAAATCATTATTTCTCCTGACAAACATTctttaccatcatcatcatctcaaaAGCATCTCTAAAATCCAGTGTTTTTTCTTGAAACTTGGTCTTTCCCTATGCAGTGCCAACAGTAATAATGTACTGCGCTCATCTCCTGAGGCCCTGATGTACAGTTTATGCCAGCGGTTGCTTGTCATTAAACAATCCACTGTATAATCAAATTCAGATGCTGTTTAATTTAACTGGTCGTCAGGCCAACTTTTTTATACTGTGACACAAGTTTTAGTGTACATATGAATTAATAAGGTCATGCGGTTTCGCATGCTGCCTTATTTTGTAAAGTAATGTGCTTATCAAAGAATCATGTTCACACTGACTATATATTACATCAGATCAGCATTTAGGCCTCTTTATCATACACGTAACTTTGTTAGTTCATCATTATTGTGAAACCACAAGCCCCTAAACTAATGAATAATGTTGACATAGCCAATATAAGGTCATTTTGAAACCTCATCATTAAAATGTTAAGAgtgatttttcacattttcctaAAGCAAGCCATAACTCTGTGACCTTAACACCTCATTAAAAGTGCCTCAGACTGGCTCATGTAGTTTGGGAGGTATTTGAGGTTGCTGAACATCTCCATAATGTGCAATGGTACATTGTAGAAACACTAAGTGGAGACTAACCAAGTTCATGTTGGGTGAATTGAAACAGTTAAGAGATATTAGAGACTGTTTACATAAGAAGCTGTGCCATTTACTGTGTCGCATCATTAATGAATCTGTCTCAGTGTATCAGTCACTGTAATTCTTCACATACTGAGAAACAATTTCACTTAGAACTTGTTAAACATCTTCTATTACTGATATATTGCTAACTGAATCCAATAACAAAACAAGAGTTAAGCAGGTAATTAAGaaagtatttctttttaatagtgAATACTGTGTAAGCTAGCTATTCAGCGAGAACCAAATGATTCATCCTGCTCTTCAGAAACGTCATGGCGCTGCTTATAGACTCCCGGAATACACACTGAGCTGTAAGCTTACACACCAGGCAAAAAAGTTCGACTGACACGAACTTTTCTTGGCACTAAATAAATTCTGACTCTCCAGAGAAAGGCCTACCTCGTTGCGCtgcagctgaaagaagctgtTGAGATAGTTGGAGCTGAGAGAGGAGCTGAGCTCGGCTGCAGCAGGGGTTTTACTGTAGCTCAGATCCGGATGGCCGGAGCTCGCTTCGGGTCGGAAAGCATCGAAAGCGCTGGTCTGGTGCGTGTCTTGTAAAGAGAGATAAACCCAGTTTAAAAGCTGTGCGGGCTGGTACACCGAGGTGCTGCTGTCAATGGCAGACAACAAGCTCATCTTTAACTGCGGCTAACTTTCTCTTCTGCCACAGTCACTTGTTTTAGACAACTTCGGTGACTTGCAGGGCTAAGTTTATAAGCTCGCGTCCCGGGCTTTTCCACACCCCACAGCTGGAAATGTCGCCCTTCTCCCCGCTCGAACAGCGATATTCCTCCCCTGGAAGCCCTTTTAGTAACTTGTTAAACTATTCCTCTAACAtgtcataacaaaaaaaaaaaaaaaaaaaacagttttagcTCGTTGTTCGCGGTCCGTTATCTCTCTTTATTTGCACAGCTACAGCTAGGACCTCATTGCGTATTCAGTAGGTAACCGTGTGCGTCATCAGCTGCAAAAGCCAATCAGCGCCACGAATATAATATATGCGCATACTTATCACTGAAGCTTGATAATGATTGGTTAGTATTAAATACGTATTAAATATTCATACTGTCAAGCTGCTAGGGCATGTCAACACAGAATCGGAAACAACCCAGAAATTGTAGTGAAGCATCTATTAAAAACTGTTTGAGTCATGCACATAGATTGATTGGTATTATGTTTATGCAGGTATCATGatgataatatttatatatatatatatggtatatatatatatttttttaaaagtaaaagtttgATAAAGTGTGCCCAAatcattatataatttatatagcaTATAAATGAGgaagatgagagaaaaacaaactttaatactttaataaaagGAATTAGAAAAAGAGCTGATAATTGAAAAACCTCTGTTCTGATACTGGTTTCTAGAAACATCACAACAACAGAATTAAACTCTTTCAAATGATCATTTCTCTCCTTGAAGCCATTAAGTGTGATTACTACTTTATAACAGCCCTTGTTGCTGGCTTTAGGTGTGTAGTTTCACATATTCCACTCATCAGGAAAATAGACTCTCATAAAACAAATGGTCCTGTTTATTTAGCTAGAGGTGAGATTTCTGAGCAACCCCTGAGTAAACATATAACAGCTTCTTTCACTTCTTTAATCTCAGGATAAATCCACAAGTAGCAACATGaacacttttgttttatttaaggtTGATTAAATTATTACCATTCATGGTATAAAATATACTATGAAAAATTAAAGGCTCAGTTTAAATTGCCAGATGAGCTCAGTCACTTCAAATATACTCTATTGTGTATTTTAAGATGCATCGCTATCACAGacaaatacataaatgcagaaagaCTATTAAAGGGTAACCCTCAAGCACACATGTGGTTAACAGACAAATAAAACCAGTAGTACTATGCCTAATAAACAATGCTGCACTTTAAGAGGTTTAAGCTGCTTCCCAAGAGTTTGGCatgttatttataaaagaaattaaGCTATAGCTCTTTAAAGCGTGGTCGTAATGTAGTAACAATGCACCATATCCAGAGTTAGAAGAAAACTATTAAAAGTGTATTTTAATGTGATACATCAGGTATCAAAAATACTGTCTGACTCAACTGCATGTAGCTCTCCATGCTTTATGTCTATACTCCACCTTGTGGTGTTGTACAGTATCTTTCTTCTTCATACATAATatgatatataatgtataatacatAAATTTATTAGAATGCTATGATAAAAAtagtacacaaataaaatttacaaataaaaatatattaatcatcAAATTATCACACTGTAAACTTAACACATTGTAAACTTATTATTTATCACATAATGGGGAAAAATTCATGTTATTCTGGTTTTATTTAGCAATTGATAATTGCTAatgataattatattatttaactttaatttatgtttatcaAATTGTTGATTATTAGAACTAtttctttatgtatttattagtATCACTGATTTGCAAATTtcttaaatgattcatttattcattggtTAATTAAATACTGAGAGCATCAGACAGGCCCTGAAAATAATCAGAGCTTTTTGAGAAAATGTACTCTTAAAATATCCTAAACATAACTTGAGCAACAACATCAAACATTCATTGTTCGATCATTTTTGTGTTGTCAGGAAAAGATGCCAAAGCAAAGAACCTTCTcccaaaatgtttattattatacttaaaCTAGTACATAAAGTATAGCATGGCATTAGGGGTTAAAATCTATCACTTCACTCACTTcaggaaagaaaaatgcagaatTATTATACaggcattacacacacacacacacacacacacacacacacacacacacacacactggaataaTCAGTGCAATTCTTTCATAGTGGACTCTCAAGACGAATCAGACAAAAGACCAACACCTTCTGGTAGAATGAATTCTCTAACATAGTAGACAAATTCTTATTTTGCATTCATAGTAGTCACATGATCTTCAAATAAACATATCCATAAATTCTCAGTACAAACTGcaaaaataactgcataaatatatttatcagTTTTAAGCTATTTCACCAAGTTTATTGTTGTtataaaaaaagtgtgttaaatTATATGATATGTTAAAACCTTTCATATCTGTGTAGTCAGGCTAAAAGGAATAAATCCAtcaataagaaattaaaaaaacaaaatgtcaaaataatgcatcaaaaaaaaattcagaactttttttttttaatttacgttatattatttatattaacagttatattttttttgtctttttttaagctCTTTTTCAATCTTATTTTTTGCTGTGTGACTATGATAAAATCTATGCCGAATGATTTTTCATGTGTAACCTATAACTGTAACCATATTTATAGGCTTTCCCACAGACATGACACTCAAAAGGTTTTTCATTTGAATGAGTTTTCTTGTGCTTGTTTAGTATATAAATCCGCTTGAAGCTCTTTCCACACTCTCGGCACACGTATGGTCTCTCTCCTGTGTGATCTCGCTGATGTACTCCTAAATCGTACTTGTCGAAAAACCTCTTGTCACACTGGTCACAAGGAAATGCCCTTTCCCCAGCATGTCTGCGCAGGTGGATTTTCAGATAAGCAGGTTTGGCAAACATCATGCCACACTGATCACAGGCGTACGGCCTTTTTCTGCTGTGCACTCTCCTGTGGTCGCTGAGAAGGTCAAACCGTTTGAACTCTTTTCCACAAGTTTCACACCAGACTGCTTCTTCACTGTCAGTGTGTGCGCGCGTTTTTAACAACGTCCTGCCATCACGGCCCTTGACACAGTGATATTTCGTATGTTTCGGTGCCTTCCTCTGTTTGCGCGTGCATGTCTTGTCTGTATTTGAAGCATGAAGCTTTATTTtagcagcatttctttttttatttaaaaattgatttaaacatgtatttaagTTTTCTGCACATTCCACATCACACTCGTCATCTTCCATTTCAATGGGAGGAATCAGGCCATGTGGTAAGTTATCATCACCCTGGCGAGATGCTTCACTGGTTAGGGTCAGGCTAGAGTCATCATGCTGTTCCTCCttaatgaattcattcatcTCAGTAGACTCGTCCTTTAGTTCTTCAAATTGAGGACAAGGTAAATATTCTGACTGAGGTAGATCTGATTCCTGTTTAACTCGTACAGGGCAGGTTAAGTCAGAGGGCAGGTCGACAGTTTGCAACGACAAGATGCAGCCATTTTTAAGTGGCAcacattgtgtgttttgttctgtttttatcCGGCGTAGGCTTGGTGCAGATGGCAAACCAGTATCCATGACTCCTAAGACGATTTGGCATTTCCTGAAGTGTATACCACTGCTGTTAGAACctcatctctcacctcttcAGCCATccaacagaaaagaaaaacaacacacttTTATTCTAATTCCAACTGCATAAGCAAACCATCCTGATCTATTTTAAACCTGTGGGGGggaaagaacaaaaacatggaTTAAAGAATAACAACTCCTGTAGCTCCTTTCTATATATAGAAATTGTTTCAGTGCTTTacagaaactgaaataaaagtaaTGATGTGAATAAagacaatcaatcaatcaatcaataaaatcagccaatcaataaaacatcacaaaatgaaataaactataataattTAGAAATGAAAGATATGTCATtagggacatttttttttaaatgctcacTGGAACAAAGAGACAAAAAGCTTCCAaagcaattattattaattattaattaagaattattggcacctttcaagAGAAGGgccaaaaatgattttataaattaaataattaaagcaaactgaaaaaaaggacttgttattattactgtaacaTAATATGAGGATGAACCTCATGAaaaccttctttttcttttcttttttcttttcgcattgtttattgcaaacagGTATCACAAAGTGTATCAGGTTTAAGGCAGCAGTAGAAGGCGCTGTAGGTAACAATGGAACAGtagtacatttttacttttgcaactacaaatttaatttttatacaatatttataatatttattttatattataatttctctaatttatgtcacacttttaaggttttcatttgactcaccctcatagCTAAATGtagagcatgttttttttttcatccaacaATCAGCAATCCTTGCCATTTTATCAAGGATGAAGcttgtcttttttaataaatgctgtagaaTATGTGTAGGTTCATGAACTCTGtgttataaggttctatctatATGAGTCaaccacactatacactatacacttcaTCTCTGGGGTATACTTTATTCTCCTgtggtgttatttatttttattttgcaaagttTTTGGTGTCATATTTGAAAAAGTTGAAAGTTCTACCTCCAAACTCACAGATAAACCCTGCCAGACATTCATCATCCGGGATGAACATAGGATAATCCACAATAGGATAACAGATGTGGCCTTGACCAATGTACAtcctcattttatttataaaaagtaaCTTTTAGCTGTAGATGATTTACATATGCTCTATGAGAGCTAtaagaaagtaaatgtaaaaccaGGTAGAGTACAGGTGAAATTTCAAGGTaaaatatgctgttatagaataactactgttttaaaattttactttttttttttaatatcctgtCTTTTAGATTTTAGATAATACATTAAGAATAAAACTCACTAAAAGCATCTATGATCATAATGTGTTCTTTTAGGCTCAAACTGTCTTTCTCTACTATGTTACGCCAGTGgcggctcagtggttaaggctctgggttactgatcagaaggtcaggggttcaagccccagcaccactAACCTGCCACTGTTGAGCCCTTAAGCAAGGCTCTTAACACTCCATACTTCAGGGGTACTGTAttatggctgaccctgtgctctaaccccaacttcctaacaagctgggatacgtgaagaaaagaatttcactgtgctgtaatgtatatgtgacaaataaaggctgctgctgcttcttattacatatttaatggGATAAAGAGAAACAGTATAAAATCTATCTGGGCTAAGACACTGTTCAAAAATGTACTTTCTAAATGTCTCAGAAATTCCATGATGCTAATGTGAAGtgtacatttttgtacattttctaaatgaaatgtttctgatAACTTTGATGTCCCATATCTCAAACAGCTCTTAACCCAGATAAAACCTTACAATACTAAGGTCACAGATAGTCAATAGCAGTAAAGTGTTTGCTCAATACTGTCTTATCTCATGGTTTTATGATCATTTACTGCTCTGCTGGTAGTTTACAAGAGTTAAACCCAATTATGTACACGTAGTATATTTACACTGACAGCATATGCAGTTTGCAGAAATATATTGTGCACAGTTTGTACAAATCGGGTTGAAAATAAAGCTGGTCACATCCAATTTTATCAGACTCTGTTGGCTTAAAATCCAATCTCTGTCCTTCCAGTATGGTGGATATGTCGACAAACTATAACAGCTAGCGTCATCGGCAATGGGACATCTATTGTTTTCCTGTGTGCTTGCATCCTGAGAGGATtaacattttgggaaaatatTATCTTTCCAAAAATCACCTCTATATCTTCAAACTTTCTTTTTggagttgaatttttttattttctccctgaGAAtggtgtgtaataataataataataataaaagcttatTATTGAAACATTATGAGGAAATGTTCCAAGCTGTACCCTAATTACTTAACTGTTGATTCAATGAGTTCACAGCtcttacatatttatttgtttgtttatttatttactattgtTTATCATtagttttatgttaatttttaaagttttatgttATCTCCACAGCTCTGttaatatgatatttattttattattatttttgctttgtgatattgtattttgtaagtCAGATTTTGTAACtttattgtgacttttttcaaATTTGGTAATTTTcaatttactactactactactactaataataataataataataatactcatactactaataataataatcgtgAGTGGGAGGAGCTAAAAGGCGAGGAAAACAAATGAGAAAGCACAGTTAAAGAACTGAGAAGAACCCAATTATCTATTTCACTCTTTTCTTGCTCCccaaaacttttgtttttatgtatatatgtatgtgtgtgtgtgtgtgtgtgtgtgtgtgtgtacgtgtatacacacacacacacacacacacacatttttattatggaTAGTCAGGCGAAagctattttataattttataatccTTTAACCTTTTAATCCTTTAACTGCTTCTGAAACCTGCAAG
This sequence is a window from Pangasianodon hypophthalmus isolate fPanHyp1 chromosome 3, fPanHyp1.pri, whole genome shotgun sequence. Protein-coding genes within it:
- the zcchc24 gene encoding zinc finger CCHC domain-containing protein 24, producing MSLLSAIDSSTSVYQPAQLLNWVYLSLQDTHQTSAFDAFRPEASSGHPDLSYSKTPAAAELSSSLSSNYLNSFFQLQRNEALNNGLYKSVSPYGSLNNIVDGLNSLTDHFSDLSLTSEPRKPSKRPPPNYLCHLCFNKGHYIKDCPQARPKGEGLTPYQGKKRCFGEYKCPKCKRKWMSGNSWANMGQECIKCHINVYPHKQRPLEKPDGLDVSDQSKEHPQHLCEKCKVLGYYCRRVQ
- the wu:fj13e08 gene encoding zinc finger protein 569, producing MDTGLPSAPSLRRIKTEQNTQCVPLKNGCILSLQTVDLPSDLTCPVRVKQESDLPQSEYLPCPQFEELKDESTEMNEFIKEEQHDDSSLTLTSEASRQGDDNLPHGLIPPIEMEDDECDVECAENLNTCLNQFLNKKRNAAKIKLHASNTDKTCTRKQRKAPKHTKYHCVKGRDGRTLLKTRAHTDSEEAVWCETCGKEFKRFDLLSDHRRVHSRKRPYACDQCGMMFAKPAYLKIHLRRHAGERAFPCDQCDKRFFDKYDLGVHQRDHTGERPYVCRECGKSFKRIYILNKHKKTHSNEKPFECHVCGKAYKYGYSYRLHMKNHSA